The following coding sequences are from one Capsicum annuum cultivar UCD-10X-F1 chromosome 3, UCD10Xv1.1, whole genome shotgun sequence window:
- the LOC107862157 gene encoding uncharacterized protein LOC107862157 isoform X1, with protein MNFQATTVSGKTGAANVMDWNANTGYRTLKEMEPKSLAVVEATNTILPNVESINMGPDALEKSHAPKRKKALTSVYLKYFEVAPDGRTRKCKFCGQSYSIATATGNLGRHLSNRHPGYDMTVNVACPVPQSVTVPQKLQPRPQPLVKVPQLEIDHLNWLLIKWLIHGSLPPSTLDERWLLNSFKFLNPTVKVWSEDNFQRVLCVVFKSMQEDVRVIVDEVSSKVSITLDLWTSYEQLLYVSITCQWIDENWSSQRLLLDICHISSPCGAAEISDALLKVLKLYNIDNRVLCCTYDNGPIALHACHTLKEDMDNQKMSPFYYLPCAAHTLNSVINDGLRSTKLIISKIRELVLKMNTSFEISQEFLQCCNAYQEGNWKFPLDASPRWSGNYQMLDIARKAGKSMETIVRKYDELLGSRVILNTAEKNAVNIMHGYLEPFYKTINDICTNQVLTIGLVLFFMDHISETIAACRDSRHSPDWLKSAAEEMATKARSYSDQICNSFTFMTAVLDPRIKVELIPESLNSENHLEEARSHFIRNYATSHFPSITGSYAAHDLEDGGSVSFAEEIARKKRKASMSSSTDELTQYLSEPPAPIQTDVLEWWKVNNTRYPRLSVMARDFLAAQPTAVPPEDLFTSKGDEIDKQRFSTPYESTQALHCVKSWMQSGLKLKYKSTEIDYERLMELATGTSAESSMTDSDKKQKS; from the exons ATGAATTTTCAg GCAACAACAGTGAGTGGGAAAACTGGAGCTGCGAATGTGATGGATTGGAATGCTAACACTGGTTATAGGACCTTAAAAG AAATGGAACCTAAATCTCTTGCTGTTGTAGAAGCTACAAATACAATACTTCCAAACGTAGAATCTATAAATATGGGGCCGGATGCTTTGGAGAAATCGCATGCACCAAAAAGGAAAAAGGCCCTCACATCAGTATATCTCAAGTACTTCGAGGTAGCACCGGATGGGAGAACCAGGAAGTGTAAATTTTGTGGACAGAGCTATTCAATTGCAACAGCTACCG GCAACTTAGGTAGACATCTCAGCAATCGCCATCCAGGATATGATATGACAGTGAATGTTGCATGTCCTGTCCCACAGTCTGTTACTGTTCCTCAGAAGCTTCAGCCTCGACCTCAACCCCTTGTCAAAGTACCTCAGTTAGAAATCGATCATTTGAACTGGTTGCTTATCAAGTGGCTAATTCACGGGTCTCTTCCTCCTTCTACATTGGATGAGCGTTGGCTTTTGAATTCATTTAAATTTCTCAATCCAACAGTGAAAGTTTGGTCGGAAGACAATTTCCAAAGAGTACTTTGTGTAGTTTTTAAAAGCATGCAAGAAGATGTAAGAGTGATAGTAGACGAAGTTTCTTCCAAGGTCTCTATAACTCTTGATTTGTGGACATCTTACGAGCAACTTCTTTACGTGAGCATTACATGCCAATGGATTGATGAAAATTGGTCCTCCCAAAGGTTGCTTCTTGATATTTGCCACATATCCTCTCCTTGTGGGGCTGCTGAAATTTCGGATGCTTTGTTGAAGGTTCTTAAGTTGTATAATATTGACAACAGAGTCCTCTGTTGCACATATGACAATGGTCCGATTGCTTTGCATGCGTGTCATACACTCAAAGAAGATATGGACAACCAGAAAATGAGTCCTTTTTACTATCTCCCCTGTGCTGCTCATACTCTGAATTCAGTCATAAATGATGGACTAAGATCTACAAAGTTGAtaatttctaaaataagagaattagTCCTAAAGATGAACACGTCCTTTGAGAtctctcaagaatttctccaatgTTGCAATGCTTATCAAGAAGGCAACTGGAAATTCCCTCTTGATGCCTCGCCCCGTTGGAGTGGCAATTATCAGATGCTTGACATTGCACGAAAG GCAGGTAAATCAATGGAAACTATCGTCCGGAAGTACGATGAACTGCTAGGCAGTAGGGTGATCCTCAACACCGCGGAGAAGAATGCTGTGAATATCATGCATGGATATTTAGAACCTTTCTATAAGACCATCAATGACATATGTACAAACCAAGTACTGACAATTGGTTTGGTTCTTTTTTTCATGGATCATATTTCTGAAACAATTGCAGCCTGTAGAGATTCTCGACACAGCCCTGACTGGCTCAAAAGTGCAGCTGAGGAAATGGCTACGAAAGCTCGAAGTTACAGTGATCAGATTTGCAACTCCTTCACATTTATGACTGCTGTTCTCGATCCAAGAATAAAAGTCGAGCTCATTCCTGAAAGTCTCAATTCTGAGAATCACTTGGAGGAAGCGAGAAGCCATTTTATAAGAAACTATGCCACCAGTCATTTTCCTTCTATCACGGGGTCTTACGCTGCACACGACCTGGAAGATGGAGGAAGCGTTTCTTTTGCTGAGGAAATTGCTCGTAAGAAACGCAAGGCAAGCATGTCCTCTTCCACGGATGAGCTCACTCAATATTTATCAGAGCCTCCTGCTCCAATACAAACAGATGTGTTGGAATGGTGGAAGGTGAACAACACGCGCTACCCACGGTTGTCTGTCATGGCTCGGGACTTTTTGGCTGCACAACCAACCGCTGTGCCTCCCGAAGACCTTTTCACCAGCAAAGGTGATGAGATAGATAAGCAGAGGTTCTCGACACCTTACGAGAGCACTCAAGCTTTGCATTGTGTAAAGTCATGGATGCAAAGCGGATTGAAGTTGAAGTATAAATCAACTGAAATTGATTATGAGAGGTTAATGGAACTAGCAACCGGTACATCAGCTGAAAGTTCTATGACAGATTCCGATAAGAAACAAAAATCATGA
- the LOC107865870 gene encoding oleosin G — translation MSDQQQSTYGRTQRPPTRSSGIQTNMANSTFLRKLQEHVPNSTQLVGFLTLIISGAILLLLTGLTLTAIILGLIFFTPLVLLSSPVWMPVGTVLFIVIFGFLSVCGFGVATLASLSWMYRYFRGLHPPGSDRVDYARSRIADTASHVKDYAREYGGYLHSKVKDAAPGA, via the coding sequence ATGTCTGATCAACAGCAATCAACCTACGGCCGTACACAGAGGCCACCGACGCGTTCCTCCGGAATCCAAACCAACATGGCTAACTCAACCTTCCTACGTAAACTGCAAGAACATGTTCCAAACTCGACACAACTTGTCGGATTTTTAACCTTAATtatctcaggcgcaattctcctTCTTCTCACTGGGCTTACACTTACTGCTATTATCCTGGGATTGATTTTCTTTACTCCTTTGGTTTTGCTTTCGAGTCCGGTTTGGATGCCTGTGGGTACTGTTCTATTCAtagttatttttggatttttatctGTTTGTGGATTTGGTGTTGCTACGCTGGCGTCTCTTTCGTGGATGTATAGGTACTTTAGGGGACTTCACCCGCCCGGTTCAGACCGGGTTGATTACGCGAGGAGCCGGATTGCTGATACGGCTAGCCACGTGAAGGATTATGCTAGGGAGTATGGTGGGTATCTTCATAGTAAAGTGAAGGATGCTGCTCCTGGTGCTTGA
- the LOC107862157 gene encoding uncharacterized protein LOC107862157 isoform X2, translating to MNFQATTVSGKTGAANVMDWNANTGYRTLKEATNTILPNVESINMGPDALEKSHAPKRKKALTSVYLKYFEVAPDGRTRKCKFCGQSYSIATATGNLGRHLSNRHPGYDMTVNVACPVPQSVTVPQKLQPRPQPLVKVPQLEIDHLNWLLIKWLIHGSLPPSTLDERWLLNSFKFLNPTVKVWSEDNFQRVLCVVFKSMQEDVRVIVDEVSSKVSITLDLWTSYEQLLYVSITCQWIDENWSSQRLLLDICHISSPCGAAEISDALLKVLKLYNIDNRVLCCTYDNGPIALHACHTLKEDMDNQKMSPFYYLPCAAHTLNSVINDGLRSTKLIISKIRELVLKMNTSFEISQEFLQCCNAYQEGNWKFPLDASPRWSGNYQMLDIARKAGKSMETIVRKYDELLGSRVILNTAEKNAVNIMHGYLEPFYKTINDICTNQVLTIGLVLFFMDHISETIAACRDSRHSPDWLKSAAEEMATKARSYSDQICNSFTFMTAVLDPRIKVELIPESLNSENHLEEARSHFIRNYATSHFPSITGSYAAHDLEDGGSVSFAEEIARKKRKASMSSSTDELTQYLSEPPAPIQTDVLEWWKVNNTRYPRLSVMARDFLAAQPTAVPPEDLFTSKGDEIDKQRFSTPYESTQALHCVKSWMQSGLKLKYKSTEIDYERLMELATGTSAESSMTDSDKKQKS from the exons ATGAATTTTCAg GCAACAACAGTGAGTGGGAAAACTGGAGCTGCGAATGTGATGGATTGGAATGCTAACACTGGTTATAGGACCTTAAAAG AAGCTACAAATACAATACTTCCAAACGTAGAATCTATAAATATGGGGCCGGATGCTTTGGAGAAATCGCATGCACCAAAAAGGAAAAAGGCCCTCACATCAGTATATCTCAAGTACTTCGAGGTAGCACCGGATGGGAGAACCAGGAAGTGTAAATTTTGTGGACAGAGCTATTCAATTGCAACAGCTACCG GCAACTTAGGTAGACATCTCAGCAATCGCCATCCAGGATATGATATGACAGTGAATGTTGCATGTCCTGTCCCACAGTCTGTTACTGTTCCTCAGAAGCTTCAGCCTCGACCTCAACCCCTTGTCAAAGTACCTCAGTTAGAAATCGATCATTTGAACTGGTTGCTTATCAAGTGGCTAATTCACGGGTCTCTTCCTCCTTCTACATTGGATGAGCGTTGGCTTTTGAATTCATTTAAATTTCTCAATCCAACAGTGAAAGTTTGGTCGGAAGACAATTTCCAAAGAGTACTTTGTGTAGTTTTTAAAAGCATGCAAGAAGATGTAAGAGTGATAGTAGACGAAGTTTCTTCCAAGGTCTCTATAACTCTTGATTTGTGGACATCTTACGAGCAACTTCTTTACGTGAGCATTACATGCCAATGGATTGATGAAAATTGGTCCTCCCAAAGGTTGCTTCTTGATATTTGCCACATATCCTCTCCTTGTGGGGCTGCTGAAATTTCGGATGCTTTGTTGAAGGTTCTTAAGTTGTATAATATTGACAACAGAGTCCTCTGTTGCACATATGACAATGGTCCGATTGCTTTGCATGCGTGTCATACACTCAAAGAAGATATGGACAACCAGAAAATGAGTCCTTTTTACTATCTCCCCTGTGCTGCTCATACTCTGAATTCAGTCATAAATGATGGACTAAGATCTACAAAGTTGAtaatttctaaaataagagaattagTCCTAAAGATGAACACGTCCTTTGAGAtctctcaagaatttctccaatgTTGCAATGCTTATCAAGAAGGCAACTGGAAATTCCCTCTTGATGCCTCGCCCCGTTGGAGTGGCAATTATCAGATGCTTGACATTGCACGAAAG GCAGGTAAATCAATGGAAACTATCGTCCGGAAGTACGATGAACTGCTAGGCAGTAGGGTGATCCTCAACACCGCGGAGAAGAATGCTGTGAATATCATGCATGGATATTTAGAACCTTTCTATAAGACCATCAATGACATATGTACAAACCAAGTACTGACAATTGGTTTGGTTCTTTTTTTCATGGATCATATTTCTGAAACAATTGCAGCCTGTAGAGATTCTCGACACAGCCCTGACTGGCTCAAAAGTGCAGCTGAGGAAATGGCTACGAAAGCTCGAAGTTACAGTGATCAGATTTGCAACTCCTTCACATTTATGACTGCTGTTCTCGATCCAAGAATAAAAGTCGAGCTCATTCCTGAAAGTCTCAATTCTGAGAATCACTTGGAGGAAGCGAGAAGCCATTTTATAAGAAACTATGCCACCAGTCATTTTCCTTCTATCACGGGGTCTTACGCTGCACACGACCTGGAAGATGGAGGAAGCGTTTCTTTTGCTGAGGAAATTGCTCGTAAGAAACGCAAGGCAAGCATGTCCTCTTCCACGGATGAGCTCACTCAATATTTATCAGAGCCTCCTGCTCCAATACAAACAGATGTGTTGGAATGGTGGAAGGTGAACAACACGCGCTACCCACGGTTGTCTGTCATGGCTCGGGACTTTTTGGCTGCACAACCAACCGCTGTGCCTCCCGAAGACCTTTTCACCAGCAAAGGTGATGAGATAGATAAGCAGAGGTTCTCGACACCTTACGAGAGCACTCAAGCTTTGCATTGTGTAAAGTCATGGATGCAAAGCGGATTGAAGTTGAAGTATAAATCAACTGAAATTGATTATGAGAGGTTAATGGAACTAGCAACCGGTACATCAGCTGAAAGTTCTATGACAGATTCCGATAAGAAACAAAAATCATGA